A window from Solanum stenotomum isolate F172 chromosome 7, ASM1918654v1, whole genome shotgun sequence encodes these proteins:
- the LOC125869756 gene encoding uncharacterized protein LOC125869756 has protein sequence MGENSRRRKKRKQEESATSSSESSSESDYEVDSSSEDEKRQKRRHKRRREGERSRRSSSRSDKHRERVKRKKKHVKKREHRGSSSSRRSKREGKRKYSDSSESDTGSGSDCDDFQPERQRDSPGDVVKGILQEFPTVAGDLEQVLHFNCSSVIS, from the coding sequence ATGGGAGAGAATTcgaggaggaggaagaaaagaaaacaagaagaatcAGCCACGTCCTCATCTGAATCATCTTCTGAATCTGACTATGAAGTTGATAGCTCCTCTGAAGATGAAAAACGGCAAAAGCGTCGGCACAAACGGCGTCGTGAGGGGGAGAGGAGTCGGAGGAGCTCCTCAAGGAGTGATAAGCATAGGGAGAGGgtgaagagaaaaaagaaacatgTGAAGAAGCGGGAGCATAGAGGCAGCAGCAGTAGTAGGAGATCGAAACGAGAGGGAAAGAGGAAGTATTCGGATTCTAGTGAATCGGACACCGGTTCCGGGTCAGACTGTGATGATTTCCAGCCTGAGCGGCAAAGGGATAGTCCTGGGGATGTGGTCAAAGGCATATTGCAGGAGTTCCCTACTGTAGCTGGTGATTTGGAACAGGTACTACATTTTAATTGTTCTTCTGTAATTAGCTAA